From a single Natronorubrum tibetense GA33 genomic region:
- a CDS encoding ParA family protein has translation MQTTTEPRAVSVVILKGGVGKSTTSMNLARQLAEHGKTLYADLDPNGHATNGLGFGDAYQGDINLGDVILEGDATPQDLIRSTEHGFDLLPSSDTLEDVEKDLAGAMQGSARIKSKIVDPLLGTEYEYVVFDCPAYPGMLNNNALVATGNVVIPIEPGSSAIGGYKRTMERLIEPAREYIDVDVLAVVPNKLSDRIDQQTEDRELLENLNKATYEVNSGQPLQEAVPNFARITAEEFDAIDAGEMTPPKPGIRHRSALSRSLQHNQPLQDYDPESDQIPYYEELAEIVAAGGIER, from the coding sequence ATGCAAACAACAACTGAACCACGCGCCGTGAGCGTGGTCATCCTGAAAGGTGGTGTCGGCAAATCAACGACTTCGATGAACCTCGCGCGCCAGCTCGCAGAGCACGGCAAAACGCTCTACGCCGACCTCGATCCGAACGGGCACGCGACGAACGGCCTCGGCTTCGGAGACGCCTATCAAGGCGACATCAATCTCGGCGATGTCATCCTCGAGGGCGACGCGACGCCCCAGGATCTCATCCGATCGACCGAGCACGGGTTCGATCTGCTTCCGTCCTCGGATACGCTCGAGGACGTCGAAAAGGACCTCGCGGGCGCGATGCAGGGTTCGGCACGAATCAAATCGAAGATCGTCGATCCGCTGCTCGGGACCGAGTACGAGTACGTGGTCTTCGACTGTCCGGCGTATCCGGGGATGCTCAACAACAACGCACTGGTCGCGACAGGGAACGTCGTCATCCCGATCGAACCGGGCTCGAGTGCGATCGGCGGCTACAAGCGAACTATGGAGCGGCTGATCGAGCCGGCCCGGGAGTACATCGACGTCGACGTCCTCGCGGTCGTACCAAACAAGCTCTCGGATCGGATCGATCAACAGACCGAGGACCGAGAGTTGCTCGAGAACCTGAACAAGGCCACCTACGAAGTAAACTCCGGACAACCGCTGCAGGAAGCGGTGCCGAACTTCGCTCGGATCACGGCCGAGGAGTTCGACGCGATCGACGCCGGTGAGATGACGCCACCGAAACCGGGGATTCGCCACCGGTCTGCGCTTTCGCGGTCGCTCCAGCACAACCAACCGCTGCAGGATTACGATCCCGAAAGCGATCAGATCCCATACTACGAGGAACTCGCCGAGATCGTCGCGGCCGGAGGGATCGAGCGATGA
- a CDS encoding transcription initiation factor IIB has product MERLTREDERDEQTADETTEQEGVQTCPECDSSSLVRSADESEVSCEDCGLILEEETIDRGPEWRAFDQSERDSKSRVGAPTTQTMHDKGLTTTIDWKNKDAYGRSLSSDKRSQMNRLRKWQERIRTKDAGERNLQFALSETDRMASALGVPRSVREVASVLYRRALDEDLIRGRSIEGVATSTLYAACRMEGIPRSLDEVAAVSRVERMEIGRTYRYISQELSLEMEPVDPKKYVPRFCSELSLSEEVQAKANEIIDTTAEKGMLSGKSPTGYAAAAIYASALLCNEKKTQREVADVAQVTEVTIRNRYQEQISAMGLHN; this is encoded by the coding sequence ATGGAACGCCTAACTCGCGAAGACGAGCGCGATGAACAGACGGCCGACGAGACAACTGAGCAAGAAGGCGTTCAGACCTGTCCCGAGTGTGACTCGAGTTCGCTGGTCAGAAGCGCCGACGAGAGCGAAGTGAGCTGTGAAGACTGTGGGTTGATCCTCGAGGAAGAGACCATCGACCGCGGGCCGGAATGGCGTGCGTTCGACCAGTCGGAACGAGACAGCAAATCTCGCGTGGGGGCCCCGACAACCCAGACGATGCACGACAAGGGGTTGACCACCACGATCGACTGGAAGAACAAAGACGCCTACGGCCGGTCTCTCTCCTCGGACAAACGGAGCCAGATGAACCGGCTGCGGAAGTGGCAGGAACGAATTCGAACGAAAGACGCCGGCGAGCGGAACCTCCAGTTCGCGCTCTCCGAAACCGATCGGATGGCGTCCGCGCTGGGCGTTCCGCGATCGGTCCGGGAAGTCGCGAGCGTCCTCTACCGGCGCGCGCTCGACGAGGACCTCATTCGCGGGCGCTCGATCGAGGGCGTCGCCACGAGTACCCTGTACGCCGCCTGCCGAATGGAGGGGATCCCGCGGTCGCTGGACGAAGTGGCCGCGGTCTCGCGGGTCGAACGGATGGAGATCGGGCGCACGTATCGGTATATCTCGCAAGAACTCAGCCTCGAGATGGAGCCGGTCGACCCGAAAAAGTACGTGCCCCGCTTCTGTTCCGAGCTGAGCCTCTCCGAAGAGGTACAGGCGAAGGCCAACGAGATCATCGATACCACCGCCGAGAAAGGAATGCTCTCCGGTAAGTCGCCGACCGGCTACGCCGCGGCGGCGATTTACGCAAGTGCGCTCCTGTGCAACGAGAAGAAGACCCAGCGAGAGGTCGCCGACGTCGCGCAGGTGACCGAAGTGACGATCCGGAACCGATACCAGGAACAGATCTCCGCGATGGGACTTCACAACTAG
- a CDS encoding class-III pyridoxal-phosphate-dependent aminotransferase translates to MDRETAEPTVEQLPGPVASELIEYHHQAAAKTTYVYDFVWDITADAEGPFCTDADGNVLLDFTSHVAAAPLGYNNPLLMDKLREFDLVDPLKIAGQDFYISTGGPPEESELPGPAHLMNTLTDITSQYDMDTVFLSNSGAEAVENAMKICYDHCEQPKYGLTFEGAFHGRTLGALSLNRSKSVHRRDFPELSGIHDVPHDLAGVERLREKLHPKHGHIPAEQVAFLILEPVQGEGGYRVPSAEFMAAVDELCTEYDIPLIADEIQSGVGRTGEMWASDHYAFDPDIITSAKALRVGATIGRSELFPDETARISSTWGAGDIIASMQGALTLAAIEDHDLMANAEQKGGALLERLTAVQDEYDAVVEDVRGLGLMAAIEFDTAENRDDVMEAALQRGLLTLGCGQKSLRLLPPLDVKDRELAIAGDLLEESIATVAPVASANTGQYAN, encoded by the coding sequence ATGGACCGCGAGACGGCAGAGCCGACCGTAGAGCAACTTCCAGGGCCCGTCGCGTCCGAGTTGATCGAGTATCACCACCAGGCTGCAGCGAAGACGACGTACGTCTACGATTTCGTCTGGGACATCACTGCGGACGCGGAAGGCCCCTTCTGTACGGACGCCGACGGCAACGTCTTGCTCGACTTCACGAGCCACGTCGCCGCCGCACCGCTCGGGTACAACAACCCGTTACTGATGGACAAACTCCGCGAGTTCGACCTCGTCGACCCCCTGAAAATCGCCGGTCAGGACTTCTACATCAGCACCGGCGGCCCGCCGGAGGAGAGCGAACTGCCGGGGCCCGCCCACCTCATGAACACGCTGACCGACATCACCAGTCAGTACGACATGGACACCGTGTTCCTCTCGAACTCCGGCGCGGAAGCCGTCGAGAACGCGATGAAGATCTGTTACGACCACTGCGAGCAGCCGAAGTACGGACTGACGTTCGAGGGGGCCTTCCACGGCCGAACGCTCGGCGCCCTCTCGCTGAATCGCTCGAAGTCGGTCCACCGCCGCGACTTTCCCGAACTCAGTGGCATTCACGACGTGCCCCACGACCTCGCCGGCGTGGAACGCCTCCGTGAGAAACTTCATCCCAAACACGGCCACATCCCCGCGGAGCAGGTCGCGTTCCTGATTCTCGAGCCCGTACAGGGCGAGGGCGGCTACCGGGTTCCCAGTGCCGAGTTCATGGCCGCCGTCGACGAGCTCTGTACCGAGTACGACATTCCGTTGATCGCCGACGAGATCCAGAGCGGCGTTGGCCGGACCGGGGAGATGTGGGCTTCGGACCACTACGCGTTCGATCCCGACATCATCACGTCGGCCAAGGCCCTCCGCGTCGGCGCGACGATCGGTCGCTCGGAACTCTTCCCTGACGAAACCGCCCGGATCTCTTCGACGTGGGGTGCCGGGGACATCATCGCGTCCATGCAGGGGGCCCTGACGCTTGCCGCGATCGAGGACCACGACCTGATGGCCAACGCGGAGCAAAAAGGCGGGGCTCTCCTCGAGCGACTCACCGCCGTGCAAGACGAGTACGACGCCGTCGTCGAGGACGTGCGCGGGCTCGGTCTCATGGCCGCGATCGAGTTCGACACCGCGGAGAATCGCGACGACGTGATGGAGGCGGCACTCCAGCGCGGCCTGCTCACGCTCGGCTGCGGGCAGAAGTCGCTTCGACTACTTCCGCCGCTCGACGTCAAAGACCGCGAACTCGCCATCGCCGGTGACCTCTTGGAGGAGTCGATCGCCACTGTCGCGCCGGTCGCATCGGCAAACACGGGACAGTATGCGAACTAG
- a CDS encoding IclR family transcriptional regulator — protein MTTDPEGEAEPRRIKSVGTASDIVDVIKRLQGGTLAEISAEIDLTKGTVYTYLQTLVDSGFVTKRDGEYRLSFRFIALGEHVRNETGLYVAGHDVIDDLADRTGEYVHLIAEERNRIAVLYESHGDRAVAKDYHLRMRETPQYFHDTAAGKAILAHLPSDRRDAILEAHDFEGQTKNTITDAPTLRETLAEIRDRGYALNDEEEIRGMRAVGAPVIDSHETVVGAVSVTAPTSRLSDDRFRSEMPKRVIEAANLIEVTLETAQIGR, from the coding sequence ATGACCACCGATCCCGAGGGGGAAGCCGAGCCGAGACGGATCAAATCAGTGGGAACGGCTTCCGACATCGTCGATGTCATCAAACGGCTGCAAGGCGGGACGCTCGCCGAAATCTCGGCCGAGATCGATCTGACGAAAGGGACCGTCTACACCTATTTGCAGACGCTCGTCGACAGCGGATTCGTGACGAAACGCGACGGGGAGTATCGGCTCAGCTTTCGGTTTATCGCCCTCGGTGAGCACGTCCGGAACGAAACAGGTCTGTACGTGGCCGGTCACGACGTGATCGACGACCTCGCGGATCGAACCGGCGAGTACGTCCACCTGATCGCCGAGGAGCGAAACCGGATCGCGGTGCTCTACGAGAGCCACGGAGACCGCGCCGTCGCGAAGGACTACCATCTCCGCATGCGCGAGACGCCGCAGTACTTCCACGACACCGCTGCCGGCAAGGCGATCCTCGCACACCTCCCGTCGGACCGGCGCGACGCGATTCTCGAAGCACACGACTTCGAAGGACAGACGAAAAACACGATCACGGACGCACCCACGCTTCGCGAGACGCTCGCAGAGATTCGGGACCGAGGGTACGCGCTCAACGACGAGGAGGAAATCCGCGGCATGCGCGCCGTCGGTGCCCCTGTCATCGACTCGCACGAGACCGTCGTCGGCGCAGTGAGCGTGACGGCGCCCACGAGCAGGCTCTCTGACGACCGATTTCGTTCGGAGATGCCGAAACGCGTCATCGAGGCCGCGAATCTGATCGAAGTGACCCTCGAGACCGCTCAGATAGGCCGGTGA